The stretch of DNA ATAAATGCAATAATTTTACCCCAGGTACCTTTCTTGCTTACAATCATTTCATGATCCTGCTTTCGCTTTTCTTGATAATAGCCTCTTTCTATTTTAAGCTCATCAAAGGCCTCTGATATGGATATTTTATCTGTTGCTGCTTGGAGATTCTCGACAATTCTAACAAATGGCATAAAGGGTTCATCTGTTTTAAGCTGTTCCAGTGACCTCATATCACCATTCTCATAATTATTAAGGCACTTCTGTATTGATTCCTTGAAAATAAATGCAAACACTCCTATCCACTGCAATAAATCCTCTACAGAAATTCTTTCAATATTCATAAGCATCAATATAATCGTATGGAATTGCATCACTTCATCCTCCATATTCATATACATCACGCTTCTTCTAAATAATAGCATCCAGTAGGGTATGTAATAGAAGATTCCACCGATACAAATACAAATAATCAACTGCCACCATTTAAAATATTGATTTTCATAGCGCTCTAGCTTATCTAATATTCTAATTGCCATACTTGGTATCATTCTTTTATGAACAACCTTGTTGTCCATCATTAACACTTGTTCCATATCTGCGTAGGACAAGCCCTTTCTGTAATACTTTAAAATGTAAGCCCTGTCAAATGCAACTATATCCGTTTCTACCTCTTGATTAATGACTTCCTCTTGTACCAGCAAAGGCTGTGAAGAATATAAAATATTGTATTTAACGATATGCTGAACATTAATGAAAACGATTACACTAAGTAGAAATCCAATACTTGCATAAATAAGTCTTTTCATGTAAAAGCCTTCGACCGTCATCTTAGTACCAGTAATCTTCAGCATGTCTTCATATTTCATTGCTTTACTAAAATGATTTAGTGTAATTCCATGTAACGTTTTATATAGTCTCTTATTTTTAAATACTATTTCTTGAAAGCTGTAATTTGTGACTTGAACCTCTTGATTACTTTGCATTTTATTGATTAATTCAAAAGATAAAATTACAATGATAAATAAAACGATTTGAACTACAAAGCCATAAGCTCCTTCATAATAAACTCTAAGCTCAGGCAGGTTTCCTTTTGCCCAGTTTTCTATCGCTGATAAGAAGAATATTGGCAGTATGGCGATAACCGCAAGGCTCTTAAACAAATAATTAAGCTTCCTTCTTCTTAAGGTTTCAAGGTTAATTTCTTGCTTCAAATAGTTTAAATTTGTTAAAAACATAGACTTTCCATCAATGATCTTATCTCCGAATTTCAGAACAGTATAACAAAGGGCTAAGAAGGTCTTAAAGTATTTATTAGGTACTAAATCATTGTACTCTGCTTGTTTTTCCTCTGCATCTTCTGATGTTAGGACCTCATAAATTTTTTCTGCGTGATGAGAAACCTCATAATCGCTTTCTTCTATAGAATCATATATTGCTTCGTCAATCATTCCATGCTCATGGTAGTGGTGTCTAATGTCTCCTAAAAATCTTTCAAATTGATACAGCAGCTTATCGTCGAGCTTCTCAACAAGCAGTTTAATGATTTGATTGTGTATAATATAAATAGTAAGTAGCCCAATAATTGTATAATATAGCCGCTGTTGCATGAGTAATACAACGCCAAATAAAACAATTGATAAACCAAGAGATACATAAATAAACTGCATTGTTTTCTTGTTAATTGTCCAATTATCCGATAAATCTAACATTTCAATTCGACCTCTAATTTTTAGTAAATATCTTTTTAACAGCTTAAACTTACTAAAGAAATGATAGGACTTAATGAAAAAATTGCTTTTTACTCTTTTGTTAACCTTATCGTTTAATGAATTGTGTTTTTTTGAGGAAAACATCATTGCGGCAATAAGTATCAATAACATAAATAAAACGATACCTATTAGCAAGCCTAATAAATCTCGATCACCCAAATTAATTCTCCTCCCAATTACGATTCATAAAGGCTTCAAACTCTACCTTCTCTTGATCAGTTAAATGTTTATTAATATCTTCTTGGCATTTTGTTGTTATCCTCTGTAGTGCAACATATTCGCCATTTTCGTATTTTAAAATATCTCTAGTCTCAAAGGTTTTTCTATCTGTCATTCTTATGAAAAATTCATGCATCGTGTCCATAAAGGCTTCTGTTTTTTCTTCGTATGTTCTACCTGCTTTATAATGTCTTGGATAATCGCTATAACACATTAGTGGTACAATTTCTGTAATTCTTTCAATATATCTATGCCCTGTCACAGACTTATTTAAATGAATATCAAAGTTAATAACGTCAACAACTTGCTGTTCAGCCACTTTTTCATTATTGAAAACTCCTGTTTGAAGAAGATTGTTTCTTATGGAGAATATTAGACTTTCAGAGGATTTTGCGTGGTGAGTAAATAAAGTAAAAAGTGACGCCACTTGGGCCATTTGAATCATCCAGGAACTCACTCCTGCTTCAGCAACTTCACCGAGAATATTTACTGTACCATCTGTCTTTTTTTGCAAATTCAGCCCTTCTTGCCCTGAAATCGTTGGTGTCTCTCGAAATGTAACTATATTTCTATTAGGATATATTTTTCTAAGTTGAAGTTCGAAAGACATCTCTTGAATACGAAGTGCAAAGGTAGGATTAATGTATTTAACAATTGACATTAATAGGGTTGTCTTGCCTGTTCCCTGACTCCCCGTGATCGCCGTGACTCGACAGCCCTTGATCAACCATTCCATAAACTGAATGGGCAATTGATTGTTTTTATCTACAATAAGATCCTCCGTATGTGCCTTTGTGATGCTGTCAAATTTCCTTACGAAGAATACCCAACTTTCAGAAAAAGGTGGCCTTGCAACTACAACTCTTGAACCATCTTTCATTTCATTTACTTTGTACCCGTTACTTTCTGATAACTGCCCTGGATTATTGAATCTATAAATATTCTTGCACACTCTTACCAGCTCGTTTTCACTTTTAAAGGATAAAAAAGACAAGTGGATTGTTTTTCCTCTTAAAAAAATCCAAACGGAGTCATAGCTAAAGGGTAACGCTTTGACACTATTTATACCGCTCCCCAAATCCGCTTCTTCATGAAAGGTAGCGGGAATTCCCGATACACCCCCGGATACACCATCAATTTTCATGTCTCGAATTTCATCTATAACACCATATCCTTTATATGCTTGATATATCCTTTGAACTATAATTGCTATTTTGTCTTCAAAAGAAGTAAGCTTTTTTACTTCTTGGGCATAGATTATCTCAATGTCTTCAGTGCATATAAAATAGGTTGCTAGGTCTTCAATTTGTCTTTGTTGATCTAATCCATTGTCTACAATAAGCCGCTCAAGTGCATTATAGTAGTATTTCTTTTTATATATGGATAGCAAGATTTCAAATTTATCTTGTACTGTAAGAGCCCTAGAATTATCAAAATCAATAATTTTTCCAATGTTCTCTTCGTTAATGCCATAAAGATTAACCAAAATATCTCTTATGAAGCTTTTAATGTAGTTTTTCGAATTAATATCACCATAGCTGCAAGTTTTTAGGGCTTTTCTAAGTTGGGCTCTATTTTTCATTCTTTTCTCAAAATCATCCCTTGATAAATTCATTTCATATAAATTGGTTTTTAAAATATCATTGAATTTATTTTTAACAAAGTCAATGAGTTGGTCAATATTATATTTATCTTCATCCACCTCATATTCAGGAGATCCCTTTGAGTTACCTTTTATTATTATAAGAATAAGCAAGCATGTCCCTACAAGAATGATTCCAATCATTATGCTATTCATTAACATCTTAATCTCCTCTTTTTAGGTCTATATCAAGTTGATCAAATATACACATTACACTTTTTCTAACTTCATTGATAAACATATAGTAGCTGTCATCCTTGCTAGCCTTCCTGTTTTTAATAAAGAAATCTATTGCTTTTCCTTCATTGCAAGCATCTGCATAGGTTCTACAGTAAGGAATACAGGCTATATTATCTTTAAGCTTATACTTCCTTTGGAGATTCTTTAGCCCAAACCTTGAGCTTTCGTCATACATTGATATTAAAAACACGCATTTTTGTTGAAATAGTTGGTATTCATTATTAAAAAAATCTTCCAATACATTTGTATTTTGATTTAGATTAAATACGATTAAATCAGAATTAAATAATATTTTATGACTAATACAGCTATTACCTGCTGGTACATCGACAATGATCAAATCATAATAACTCTTTACTGAGTTCAAAATAATTTCAATCATACTATTAAAATCGCTCAAATAAAGCTCTTTATTGGTGTTCTTGGTCCCTATAAGAAGATCCAACCTTCCTTTAACCAACGTATTTGTGTAGCTTAATACGCTCTCCTGATCCAAAGAACTAAATCTTATAAATCTACTAAGTGCATCAATTCCAGTATCCTTTAGCTGAGTCATCTCTGTATTTAGGTATATCTTATCTAACAAAGCTGCTTCCAATGTAGATTTTTCAAAATGACTGTGTGTAATTAATGTTTTCATTCTATAATCAAGAGCTATGGCACAAGCGATAGCAACAGCATTCGAAGTTGTTGTAGTCTGTCCGTGCACAGTACTCCAAAAGGCTATTTGCATGCTTTTGCCCCCTCTACTGACTTGATGATCTTCATTACTTCTCCAAATTTAATGCCATAAAGCTCTTCAATAATGTCTGCAAACATTTCTTTATATTTCTTTGAAAGCTTTTTAAACGAAAACACATCATCATATTGACACAACAGTTTACACTTATAATCATCCTCTGTAAATTCAAACTCATACTCCGCTATCACCTTCGCATACTCTTCAATATCTAAAATTTGATTAATATAGTCTTTATCAATCTTAGTGTTGATAACATCTCGATAAATTTTAACCACATTCATTTTTTTATTTAAGAAGTTATTAAGGATCTGCTTTAAAGACAGAATATGATGTCGTTCATAATCCGACACAATAAATACTATAGAGTAATCCATATTGAGCAGTTCAAGTTCTCCGTTGAGCCCATGGTCTACAAGAGCGATGTCGTAATCTTTAAGGTTAATTGCTTTGTTTAGTTCCGTTAACCTATCTGCATGGGAACAACAATCCACACCTAAATATGTATATACATCACCCCCAGTCATGGTGGGGAGGGTTGCTTTTAATGCTTGATCTTTGCTTGCATCAATAATCAATACCTGTTTGTTCAATGCCCTTAAAATCCTAGATAAGTAGTGAAGCATATCAACCTTGTATGAACCAACAAATCCTAATTTAATAAAAGGATCCATTTACATCCTCCTCCTTTTTTTCAGTTTGTTTTTCAGAACTATCATTTTCTTGTGTTGGCTTTTGTGTTGGCTTTTGTGTTGGTTTTTGTGTTGATTCTTGATTTTGTTCTGTTGTTGGCTCTATTGTTGGATCTACAGAAATGCCTGTCTCTTGCTTTAATGCTTCTTGTTCCTTTGTAATTTTATTTTCTCTATTCGTTGCTTCTTGCTTTACACCACTTTCTACACTATAAGTTGCTTCATCACTGATTTTACTTAATCGTTCATCTAACTGTCTTCTGGCATCCTCTGTTAAACTTTTTTTAGCTTCCTCGATAATATTAGGATTGCTTTTTATGACTTTTAGAACATCTAGGTTTACCGGATAATTATATATCGCCTTATCTTGAATAGATGGAGCAACATATGTAACCGTGTATAATTTTGAACCTTTCTGTAAGTATGCATCAACGATTGCACTGCTTAAAGTCAAAATTTCTTTTTCCTCCACCCACAACCAAAGTGTATTTGTTGCTAATTGTATATTTCTAACTTTTTTCTTGCTTAAAACAATATAATCTTCTCCATTAGGAAACCCTATCCTAACATCTATATAACGACTTTTTTCTAAATTGCTAGGCAATAGCAGCATATTGAGTTCTTCTTCCCTCAGATCATTAGAAATAATTTCCTCATGTATCATAGCCTTCATTAAAGGAATTCCTTGTTCCACGTCAACTAACAGCACTTTTCCATACTCTACACTTGTTACAAACTGATCTTGAGAAGTGCTGGAGCTTATTTCTCCCTCATAAAAATGCTCTGGTTTTAAAACTGTTCCCGCCGCAAGCTTTTCATTACTTACAAGTGCAATCCTTTTTAAGTTACTCTTCAAAGCATAAATCTCGTTCACATATCCTGACACTTGCATTTTATAGCCTATGTATCCTAGTGCTCCTATACCTCCAATTAATATCACTGCGATTAAAGTATTCCTTACAACCTTTGATAGCTTTAACCTTTTCTTTCCAAAAGCCATAATGCTCCCCCTGCTTAAGAATTCATCTTTAAGTTTTTAATACTTGTTCAAATGCTTTTTTTATTTCTTGACCAGGAATGAATGGATTCATGTTATAGGGCAAGTGAAATGTCTTACTTTTCGTCCATCCTTTTATCTCCTTAATTGACTTCTGATCCATAAAAGGTAATAAATAATACCAATTGTTGTTTGGATCATATGTTCGGGTTAAGGTATAAAAGCTCTTTATTTCTTTAACCTTCCAATCCATTCCTTGACCAACGACAATCCTAATATCAGCTCTAATAAATTCATCTATATTTCCTAGTACTTGATAAGAACCTAAATCTAAAAGAATAAAATCATACTTATCCCTATATAAAGTAAGAAATTGCCAGTAGTCTATATCCCAGAAATAGTGAACTCTATTATAAATGAAATTCTTTTTTTCTACCGCCTTTTCATCCACGGTAACAAATCCAATCTCTTTAAAATGCTTTGAATCATTCAATTCGATTAAAGCTACTTTACCTTTTTTAGACAAGATCTGCGCAAACATAATACTTGAATGTGTGACACCAACTCCTTTGGATACACCCAAAAAACCAATAGTTACTGTCCTTTTTACAGTTATCTCATTAGTGCTTTTTTCACCTCCAGAATCCATCTTATTGGAGTAATTTATATACTCATATTTTTCCAAGGTATTTTCTATTTTGTTATTATCTAGTCCTAACAATGCTTTTTCTAACTCTTCTATGTTTTGAAATCTTAGATTCGGTAAAATTTCGCAACACTTTAAAACTATCTCAAATAGTTCATTCGCCAATTCTGTATTAAGCTGTTCAGTCCATTGAATTTTATAAGGTGGGAGAGATAGGTTTTTACTGGTTAACAAATAATATATTGTAATACCTAGAGAATAAATATCAGTCCGTTCATCGCTCTGTCCAATACCATATTGTTCAGGCGCTGCGTAACCCTTGGTGCCAATTGGCATAGTATCGTTTTGGCTTTCTTCTTTATACTCCCTTGCTATTCCAAAGTCTATAAGCTTAATGTTACCATCATCCATTAACATAATATTATCTGGTTTAACATCCCTATATATAATTGGATGTGGTTTACGCTGATGTAGGTATTTAAGTACGTCACACAATTGAAATGCCCAATGAATGACCTGACTAGTCTCGATTTCTGAGCACTGTTTTTTATAATCTTTAAGATTCGTTCCTTCTACATATTCCTCAATAATATAAATAGCTTCTTCATCTTCTTCAATATCAATTATTTTAGGTATGGCTCGATGATTTAAATGCTTCAATATATTAGGCTCTGCAAGTAAGTTAATATTATGATTATCTTTTCTTGCCCTTTTTATTGCCCACTTGTTTCCAACTTTAATATTTTCTGCAAGATAGACTTCACTTGTACCTCCTTGTCCAAGTGCATCGATTACTCGAAATTTGTCAAAGTACACCTTCCCGATCTCCATTTTACCTCCCCATTTCGATAATAGTAATTATGTACCACAGGTGTTGTAATAAACCAATTATATACATTTATTTTACTATTTACAAGGGTTTTTTATGTTATATTTTGTTATGTTTTGCGATATTTGTCGTATTTCAGTTTTATTTCTAACATTATTTTACAAATATGTATAATGTATCTATTACAGTATTGATCCCCCTGTCAATTTATGTACCTTATACTGGTTAAAATTTCGCAATAAAAAAAGCCATGGGCAATCGCTCATGGCTCAATGTAAGTCTAAAAATTATTCGGTAGTTTCTGGTGTTTCTTCAGGAGTTTCAGGTGCTGCATCTGGTGTTACTACCGGAGTTTCTTCTGGCGTTGTTTCCTTTGCTTTATCCTCTGGCTTTGTTTCGCCAGTCACTATAAACGCTGCCCAATTCTTTTCATTTACTACAACATTGTACTCTGTTTTCCAAAGTTCAATCTTCTCTTCAAAAGCAGCTTCCTTTTGACTTCTGTTTGCATTTTTAATTGCAGCGTCTTCTTTATCTTTTCTTTCTTGAATTTGTTCTGCCGTTGGAGCTGTAGCAGCTTTTTCAACCTTAATAATATGATATCCATAAGTAGTTTCAACAAGCCCGCTTATTTCCCCAGTTTTCATGGAGAATGCTGCTTCTTCGAATTCAGGAGCCATTAAACCTTTTGTAAAAGTATATTCACCCTTATCAGGTATTGAGGCTTCATCTTGTGAATATTCTACTACTAAGTTACCAAAATCCTCATTCGCTTTTGCTTTTGCAAGTACTTCTTCTGCCTTTGCTTTTGCTGCTGCCAGACCTGCTTCATCTAATGGAGCACCCGTTGCGTCATCAATTGTTTTAATCAATATATGTTTTACTACGACAACATCTGCATCAATTCCATATTTAACAATGGAACCATAAATAGGATCTTGCATTGCTGCGATAGCCAAATCATTCTTAACTAGTTCTTGATCTAATTCTTCATCTGGTGTTGCTACATCAATTAGTTTATCTAGGTATAGATAGTTAACCGCAATTTTCTCTAAAGTTGCTAGTGTAAATCCGCTTGTTTTTACAACCTCTGGATCTAATTGTTCAAAATATGTTTTAACATCCGTTTTAGCTTTTGTAATTTCTTCTTCTGTTAAAGTAATACCTTTGTCCTTAGCAACTTGTGCTGCTAAATTAATCGTAATAACTGTTTGTAATACTTGTTCTTTTACATAATCCCCAACAGTTCCTACGCCGTCTGGACTTGGTTGGCTCATACCTTCGGCTCCAACTTGTGATTCCATGCTGAATACGAAAAACTTTGCTTCGTCTATCGTCGCCTTTTCACCTTTAATCTCGACAATCGTTGTATTGGTTGTATCTGAACAACCTACAAACATTGTCGCCATTAGTGTTACTATCATGATTAATATAACTATTTTTTTCATTTCTTTTAGCTCCCTTTTTACTATATTACCCGTATATTTTATATGGATTACACCATTTTAAGCTTATATTATGTGTCAATTATTTAACTAAGCTTAACTATTATAGTTTAATGTATTTGAACTATAAAATCAACAAAAAATATATATTTATTTGTGAGGTTTCTGTGTCAGGAAAATCGGCTCCTAATAATCATCCCCTTATTTACACATCCGCCGCTTTTCCAACCCTCTTTCTTTTATCAATAGCCAAAAGGAAAATCGGCTAGCACCTTCAATATCTTGAAACCCACCCCACCGCTTTTCCAAACTCTATCTATATCCCTTTTACTACCAAAAACAAAACGCTCTTAAAATATTTAATACCATCACTACACAAAAAAAGACACAAGCTTTTCACACTTGTGCCTTCCCAATTAACGATTCTTCTATGTAACTATCTCATTACTCTTTAGGTTAGGTAACTCCTTCGGCTTTGGCCTTCGTTCAAGTACAAGAACCTCTAGATCTTTAGCTTCTGATGAAATATGACTTGAGATATCCCTCTTTAAGAGTTTGAATAACTTACCTCTCATGGTTTCTCCTAAAACAACTTGTGCTACATCCATGTCTCTAATAAAAGCTATAATACGTGAAGAAACATTTTGATCACTTACAAAATGAACCTCACCACCTAATTCTTTGCCATATTTGAATAAGTCCTCAAGTAAAGTTGCTGATTCAGGTTTTTGAAATATACTCATACCCTTTTCTACATGTAAAATATGCAGCTGTGCAGCGTTTTCTCGAGCTATCTTTGCACCCTTTTCTATTAATCTTTTAGAATTACCTTGTATTGTAATACATACTAAAACTTTTGGTTGATTTTCCAATGCTAACACCCCTTTACAAATGAATCTGACTACTATCCCTATCAACCCTTTTATTTATATAACTTTATTATAGCACTATTATTT from Firmicutes bacterium HGW-Firmicutes-1 encodes:
- a CDS encoding pilus assembly protein CpaF — translated: MNSIMIGIILVGTCLLILIIIKGNSKGSPEYEVDEDKYNIDQLIDFVKNKFNDILKTNLYEMNLSRDDFEKRMKNRAQLRKALKTCSYGDINSKNYIKSFIRDILVNLYGINEENIGKIIDFDNSRALTVQDKFEILLSIYKKKYYYNALERLIVDNGLDQQRQIEDLATYFICTEDIEIIYAQEVKKLTSFEDKIAIIVQRIYQAYKGYGVIDEIRDMKIDGVSGGVSGIPATFHEEADLGSGINSVKALPFSYDSVWIFLRGKTIHLSFLSFKSENELVRVCKNIYRFNNPGQLSESNGYKVNEMKDGSRVVVARPPFSESWVFFVRKFDSITKAHTEDLIVDKNNQLPIQFMEWLIKGCRVTAITGSQGTGKTTLLMSIVKYINPTFALRIQEMSFELQLRKIYPNRNIVTFRETPTISGQEGLNLQKKTDGTVNILGEVAEAGVSSWMIQMAQVASLFTLFTHHAKSSESLIFSIRNNLLQTGVFNNEKVAEQQVVDVINFDIHLNKSVTGHRYIERITEIVPLMCYSDYPRHYKAGRTYEEKTEAFMDTMHEFFIRMTDRKTFETRDILKYENGEYVALQRITTKCQEDINKHLTDQEKVEFEAFMNRNWEEN